The genome window CAGGTGCGCTCAATGCCTTTTGCTTCAACTTCATCCAAGGTGCGCCTTAAACCAGCGGTGTCAATAATGTGCATCGGCACACCCTCAATCTGGATGCTTTCTTTAACCCGATCTCGGGTAGTGCCAGCAATGGGAGTCACAATGGCAATCTCTTCGCCAGCCAGCCTATTTAAGAGGGAGCTCTTACCCACATTGGGCGCACCAGCCAACACCAGTTGAATTCCATCGCGCAGTATTTTTCCCTGCTTAGCCCCATCACGCAATGCTTGAAGTTTTGTCTTCACCGCCAAAAGGCGTTGGCGTGCTTGAGCATTTTCTAAAAACTCAATTTCTTCTTCCGGGAAATCAAGGGTAGATTCCACCAATATTCTGAGTTGGGTAATTTCTTCGACAAGCTCATTAATGTCGTCTGAAAAAGTTCCCTGCAACGATCTAGCCGCGCCACGAACGGCTGCTTCGCTTTGTGCATCAATCAAGTCTGCGATCGCCTCGGCCTGAGCCAGGTCGACTTTGTTATTGAGGTAGGCGCGCAAAGTAAACTCGCCAGGCTCGGCAATTACTAGCCCATCATCCTTGCCTAATTCGAGGCAACGCTTCATCACCAACTCAAGTAGCTGAGGGCCGCCATGGCACTGCAACTCCAAGACATCTTCACCGGTAAATGAGGCGGGGGCAGCAAAATAAATTGCCACCAATTGGTCAATCAGATGGCCGCCTTCATCGCGCAAGCTCAACAGAGTTGCTTGCCTAGGAATCAAATCCTTCTGAAAAAGAGCTTTGATAATGGGATTTAAATTTTGCCCACTGAGGCGGACGACACCAACCCCTGCCTTACCTAGGGCGGTTGCCACAGCAATGATCGGCAGTTTGCGGGTCATCATTGCTGTGTGTTTTCCATTTAACGCAATGCCATCAACAAATTACTTGGCTTCTTTTTTT of Polynucleobacter sp. AP-Titi-500A-B4 contains these proteins:
- the mnmE gene encoding tRNA uridine-5-carboxymethylaminomethyl(34) synthesis GTPase MnmE translates to MTRKLPIIAVATALGKAGVGVVRLSGQNLNPIIKALFQKDLIPRQATLLSLRDEGGHLIDQLVAIYFAAPASFTGEDVLELQCHGGPQLLELVMKRCLELGKDDGLVIAEPGEFTLRAYLNNKVDLAQAEAIADLIDAQSEAAVRGAARSLQGTFSDDINELVEEITQLRILVESTLDFPEEEIEFLENAQARQRLLAVKTKLQALRDGAKQGKILRDGIQLVLAGAPNVGKSSLLNRLAGEEIAIVTPIAGTTRDRVKESIQIEGVPMHIIDTAGLRRTLDEVEAKGIERTWDAIRLADLVIFLTAPNAEKEANDLRAQILEALPAKCPVLELINKSDLLDKNSADLNGRALLISAKTGEGIEVLKQKILETVGWNGPQEGAIIARRRHLDCLERAAQHIEKSEKFAANGNNSLELFAEELFLAQNHLGQITGKLLPDDLLGKIFSQFCIGK